The DNA region CGCTTGGGGCGGAGATGGTGGAACCTATGATATTGGATTTCAGTCGTTATCTGGAGCGATGGAACGTGGCCATCGGATGCTTTACATCTGTTATGATAACGAAGGATATATGAATACCGGAATCCAGCGGTCCGGTTCAACTCCGAAAGGAACCGCAACCACTACTACTCCGGTTGGGAAAAAAGTTGTCGGAAAACAGCAGTATAATAAAGATTTAACGTTAGCGATGATTGCGCATCATATACCTTTTGCAGCGCAAGCGTCAGTTCACAACTTCCGTGATTTCATGGAGAAAGTTCAGCGAGCGTTAGCGGTTGATGGACCATCGTTTATCAACGTTTTATCACCATGTAATCGTGGTTGGCGAGTTCCAATTGAAGACTCGATAGCAGTAGCGCGTATGGCTACCGAAACCTGTTTCTGGCCATTGTTTGAAGTAGAAAATGGTAAATGGAAACTAAACTATAAACCGAAAGAGAAAAAACCAATTACGGAATGGTTGAAAATGCAGGGGAGATTTTCCCATTTATTTAAACCGCAGAATCA from bacterium includes:
- a CDS encoding thiamine pyrophosphate-dependent enzyme, with the translated sequence MAVNLKQISNKPDLLTGGHRACAGCTGPSIIRQALLASDYPVVCSSATGCMEVVTTIFPYTAWRVPFIHNAFENSAATMSGVEAAYQSLKRQGKINKEIRFIAWGGDGGTYDIGFQSLSGAMERGHRMLYICYDNEGYMNTGIQRSGSTPKGTATTTTPVGKKVVGKQQYNKDLTLAMIAHHIPFAAQASVHNFRDFMEKVQRALAVDGPSFINVLSPCNRGWRVPIEDSIAVARMATETCFWPLFEVENGKWKLNYKPKEKKPITEWLKMQGRFSHLFKPQNQHIIDEIQAEVDRRWAELLARCEQNK